In one window of Streptomyces sp. FXJ1.172 DNA:
- a CDS encoding oxygenase MpaB family protein, whose amino-acid sequence MKRFERLGRIRRLDPVADAVEIYRLSAAFEFPWDYTRALELALYRTYAVPSIGRLLAETAELTGRAQKRYDDTVLLLDTVVEHGFAADEGRAAIRRINQMHRSYDIGDDDMRYVLSTFVVMPRRWIDTYGWRRLSQHEIVATAEYYRTLGRHMGIPGIPRTYEEFEALLDAYERDRFDWDEQARRVSDATLDLMASWYPRLLGPVLRTATLALLDEPLLRAFRYPSPGAATTALVRRAVRARGRFVRLLPPRRRPHFARQNWEVKGYPAGYRVADLGTRPVPGLRGCPVRHLDSSAADVVE is encoded by the coding sequence ATGAAGCGGTTCGAGCGGCTCGGCCGGATCCGCCGGCTGGATCCGGTGGCGGACGCGGTGGAGATCTACCGGCTGAGTGCGGCGTTCGAGTTCCCCTGGGACTACACGCGCGCCCTCGAGCTGGCCCTGTATCGCACGTACGCCGTGCCGAGCATCGGCCGGCTGCTCGCAGAGACGGCGGAACTGACCGGCCGCGCGCAGAAGCGGTACGACGACACCGTGCTGCTCCTCGACACCGTCGTGGAGCACGGCTTCGCCGCGGACGAGGGCCGCGCGGCGATCCGCCGCATCAACCAGATGCACCGCAGCTACGACATCGGCGACGACGACATGCGGTATGTGCTGAGCACCTTCGTCGTCATGCCCAGACGCTGGATCGACACCTACGGCTGGCGACGGCTGTCCCAGCACGAGATCGTCGCAACCGCCGAGTACTACCGCACTCTCGGCCGGCACATGGGCATCCCCGGCATCCCCCGGACGTACGAGGAGTTCGAGGCGCTCCTCGACGCCTACGAACGGGACCGCTTCGACTGGGACGAGCAGGCCCGGCGGGTCTCCGACGCCACCCTCGACCTGATGGCGTCCTGGTATCCGCGCCTGCTGGGGCCGGTGCTGCGCACGGCGACGCTCGCCCTGCTCGACGAGCCGCTGCTGCGCGCTTTCCGTTATCCGTCGCCCGGCGCGGCCACCACCGCGCTCGTGCGCCGCGCCGTACGCGCGCGCGGCCGGTTCGTCCGGCTGCTGCCGCCCCGCCGTCGCCCGCACTTTGCACGGCAGAACTGGGAGGTCAAGGGCTACCCGGCCGGCTACCGCGTCGCCGACCTGGGCACCCGCCCGGTTCCCGGACTGCGTGGCTGCCCGGTGCGGCACCTGGACTCCTCAGCGGCCGACGTCGTCGAGT